The nucleotide window GCTCGCTTTCGGGAGCATGCATCAGCAAGCGTCCGTAAAACTTGAACGCGGTTTGCACTTCGTAGCCGCCTTCGGGGTAAGCGGCAGCGGTCGGCAAATAGCCGATGCAGCCGTTGGTGTAACCCAACGGGACGGTGGCGGCATATGGGGATTGTCGGCGCAAGGTCAAGCCGATTTCGGCGAAGGTTTCACTCGCCATTGCAGCCAGCGCCACATCGCCCAAACGCAAAACTTGCAGTGTGATAGGTTCGTGCGTAGGCAATGTTTTTGCGCGTATCGCCCGCAGCACTTTTGCTGCCCATTCGGCTTCGCAGCGACGCCAGCGCGCTTCGCTCCAACGCCCGTTGCGTTCGGCGTCTTGAGCGCGCGCGAGGTGCTCTTGACGCCATTGACGAAGGGTGCGGGCATCGGGCGGCGGTTGCAAGGGCAATTTGATGTTCGCGATGATGCCGTCAATGCGGTCGTCGTCCATTTGCACGGTGTTGCCCAAAGCGACAAGGACGCTGCCCGCCAACTCCCTGCCCAACTTTTCAGCGATGGCGAAAGTGCCACGCTCACGGGGGTTGATGTTACCGGCGCAACCTTGTAAAAACAGCGCAGGGGCGTTGAGCGTTCGTCGCAAACAATCGCGAGCGTAACCCACATAATCCGCTGAGACGGCATAGTTGTTGTCACCCAAGACGACGGGATGGCACGCATAAGCAAACAACAGAACCTTAAGTGCGCCGTCGGGTGCGGTGAACGCAAGGACATCCAGTTGCGGGTCGGTGACGCCTTGTAAGTTTTGCCCCAAGACGACGCGTCCGTTAGGGGTGCGCTGGCGGCGGTTGACGCCGATGTAGCAGTGGGCTTTCGCGTAATGCAGGGTC belongs to bacterium HR17 and includes:
- a CDS encoding Neutral ceramidase, with amino-acid sequence MAWQLGVAEVDITPPVGVWLTGYAARTHPCTDIHDALKAQALVLENSDGDRAALLCLDLIALTAEQVAAVRRAVQKATGIPPARLLINCSHTHSAPAIGELAAPWMGIPDEAYLQITIRKAATAVQLAASRLTEATLHYAKAHCYIGVNRRQRTPNGRVVLGQNLQGVTDPQLDVLAFTAPDGALKVLLFAYACHPVVLGDNNYAVSADYVGYARDCLRRTLNAPALFLQGCAGNINPRERGTFAIAEKLGRELAGSVLVALGNTVQMDDDRIDGIIANIKLPLQPPPDARTLRQWRQEHLARAQDAERNGRWSEARWRRCEAEWAAKVLRAIRAKTLPTHEPITLQVLRLGDVALAAMASETFAEIGLTLRRQSPYAATVPLGYTNGCIGYLPTAAAYPEGGYEVQTAFKFYGRLLMHAPESERLVTEWLLRQLHRMKGGEEA